One region of Rhodocaloribacter litoris genomic DNA includes:
- a CDS encoding MFS transporter: protein MSQSWKVRISLALNFFVFAILLNTVGIVIARVIESYGVDEAAAASLEAFKDLSIAVASFLLAAYIPRFGYRRSMLAGLLAVTLACMLVALVSGFWVTPVLYMAIGVSFALMKGAVYATVGLITKNQRDHTSLMNVLEGIFQVGALTGPLFFSLVIGLDFSWNQTYWLIAIVSALAFLLLLATPLDESEVASHPEQAGILEMLKLLRLPMVWVFVLCAWLYVMIEQSFGTWLPTFHERIFGLAPAIAAGLLSVYAGSIAFSRFLMGYLSKRLPWLPTQLALLAGAFVLTLSILLVTASWQPGTITAWRQIPPLALAFSVMGFFIGPIYPTIISIILSKLEKPRHAAMTGLIIIFSALGGTTGSFIVGFISRSFSTHDAFYYPLIPITLLGLLLIPYKRLTDRAATLT, encoded by the coding sequence ATGTCCCAGTCCTGGAAAGTGCGTATCTCGCTGGCGTTGAACTTCTTCGTCTTCGCCATCCTGCTGAACACGGTCGGCATCGTCATCGCCCGGGTCATCGAGAGCTACGGGGTCGACGAGGCGGCGGCGGCGAGCCTGGAAGCGTTCAAGGACCTCTCCATTGCGGTGGCTTCCTTTCTGCTGGCCGCCTACATCCCCCGCTTCGGCTACCGGCGGTCGATGCTGGCGGGGCTGCTGGCCGTGACGCTGGCCTGCATGCTGGTAGCCCTGGTGAGCGGTTTCTGGGTGACGCCCGTGCTCTACATGGCCATCGGCGTCAGCTTCGCCCTGATGAAAGGCGCCGTCTACGCCACCGTGGGCCTGATCACGAAGAACCAGCGGGATCACACGAGCCTGATGAACGTGCTGGAGGGAATCTTTCAGGTGGGAGCCCTCACCGGCCCGCTCTTCTTTTCCCTGGTGATCGGGCTGGACTTCTCCTGGAACCAGACCTACTGGCTCATCGCCATCGTGAGCGCGCTGGCGTTCCTGCTGCTGCTCGCCACCCCGCTCGACGAAAGCGAGGTGGCCTCGCATCCGGAACAGGCCGGCATCCTGGAGATGCTCAAGCTGCTGCGCCTGCCGATGGTGTGGGTGTTCGTCCTCTGTGCCTGGCTCTACGTGATGATCGAGCAGAGCTTCGGCACGTGGCTGCCCACCTTCCACGAGCGCATCTTCGGCCTCGCCCCCGCCATCGCCGCCGGGCTGTTGAGCGTCTATGCCGGCTCGATCGCCTTCAGCCGTTTTCTGATGGGCTATCTCTCGAAGCGCCTGCCCTGGCTGCCCACCCAGCTCGCCCTGCTCGCCGGCGCGTTCGTGCTCACCCTGAGCATCCTGCTGGTCACCGCCAGCTGGCAGCCCGGCACCATTACGGCCTGGCGCCAGATCCCCCCGCTGGCCCTCGCCTTCTCGGTGATGGGCTTCTTCATCGGCCCCATCTACCCGACGATCATCTCCATCATCCTGAGCAAGCTGGAGAAACCCCGCCACGCCGCCATGACGGGCCTGATCATCATCTTCTCCGCCCTCGGCGGCACCACCGGCTCGTTCATCGTGGGCTTCATCTCGCGCAGCTTCAGCACCCACGACGCCTTCTATTACCCCCTGATCCCGATCACCCTCCTGGGCCTGCTCCTGATCCCCTACAAACGCCTGACCGACCGCGCCGCCACCCTCACCTGA
- a CDS encoding trehalase family glycosidase, which yields MRLHLPVEDTFRRLLAQEDTDGDRQITVKDTGPKRFVIEGETPYVVEGTYALSNLLQELALAREAGRATLALDAERLHENPVHRISRMIRELFWDGLTRTVDAEGLARTAIDTKGEGADLDRRARVYVPATDPVAQDYFAGVARERPGLGLEVITLPEQITPEYVLGLNERPGILSLKLVRGDDGRLRGLPFVVPGGRFNELYGWDSYFEALGLLHDGRVDLAQAMVEHFLYEITHYGQILNANRSYYLTRSQPPFLTAMGWAVYEHLPAGPARDAWLRDVMTTALREYETVWTAPPKLTETGLSRYYGRGIGMPPETEEGHFDAVLRPYAEAAGMELRAFARAVRRREIVVPELDAYFVHDRALRESGHDNSYRLEGRAAHLCTVDLNALLYRYEVDLARAIEEVFGGRLVTPDGRTHTPDAWRARAAERRERLNALCWDAGRGFFFDYDFVEGRQTGFESATTFYPLWAGLASETQAEALVARALPLLEAPGGLVSTTEASRGPVSDERPQRQWDYPFGWPPHQILAWHGLLRYGYADEARRLAYRWLHMITRNAADYNGTIPEKYDVVRRTHDVFVEYGNVGTEFDYITREGFGWMNASYQLGLDLLTPRLREALEAGTPVEHLFG from the coding sequence ATGCGCCTGCACCTCCCCGTCGAAGACACGTTCCGTCGCCTGCTCGCGCAGGAGGACACGGACGGCGACCGGCAGATCACCGTCAAGGACACCGGGCCGAAGCGGTTCGTCATCGAGGGGGAGACGCCCTACGTGGTGGAGGGCACGTACGCGCTGTCGAACCTGCTGCAGGAGCTGGCGCTGGCGCGGGAGGCGGGCCGGGCCACGCTTGCGCTCGACGCCGAACGGCTCCACGAGAACCCCGTCCACCGCATCTCCCGCATGATCCGCGAGCTGTTCTGGGACGGGCTGACGCGCACCGTCGACGCCGAGGGGCTGGCCCGCACGGCCATCGATACGAAGGGCGAGGGCGCCGACCTCGACCGCCGCGCCCGCGTCTACGTGCCGGCCACCGACCCCGTGGCGCAGGACTACTTCGCCGGCGTGGCGCGGGAGCGGCCCGGGCTGGGGCTGGAGGTCATCACCCTGCCCGAACAGATCACGCCCGAGTACGTCCTGGGCCTCAACGAGCGGCCCGGCATCCTGAGCCTGAAGCTCGTCCGCGGCGACGACGGGCGGCTGCGCGGGCTGCCGTTCGTGGTGCCGGGCGGGCGCTTCAACGAGCTCTACGGGTGGGACAGCTACTTCGAGGCCCTGGGCCTGCTCCACGACGGGCGCGTCGACCTGGCACAGGCGATGGTCGAGCACTTCCTCTACGAGATCACCCATTACGGGCAGATCCTGAACGCCAACCGGAGCTATTACCTGACCCGTTCGCAGCCGCCGTTCCTGACGGCCATGGGGTGGGCCGTCTACGAGCACCTGCCCGCCGGCCCCGCCCGCGACGCCTGGCTCCGTGACGTGATGACGACGGCCCTCCGCGAGTACGAGACCGTGTGGACCGCCCCGCCCAAGCTGACCGAGACGGGCCTGAGCCGCTACTACGGGCGCGGCATCGGGATGCCGCCCGAGACGGAGGAGGGCCACTTCGACGCCGTGCTCCGCCCCTACGCCGAGGCCGCCGGCATGGAGCTGCGGGCCTTTGCCCGTGCCGTCCGCCGCCGCGAGATCGTCGTCCCCGAGCTCGATGCCTACTTCGTCCACGACCGGGCGCTGCGCGAGTCCGGCCACGACAACAGCTACCGCCTCGAAGGGCGCGCCGCCCACCTCTGCACCGTCGACCTGAACGCCCTCCTCTACCGCTATGAGGTGGACCTCGCCCGCGCCATCGAGGAGGTCTTCGGCGGGCGGCTGGTGACGCCGGACGGCCGCACGCACACACCGGACGCCTGGCGGGCCCGCGCCGCGGAGCGCCGGGAGCGGCTCAACGCCCTCTGCTGGGACGCCGGCCGCGGCTTCTTCTTCGACTACGACTTCGTGGAAGGGCGGCAGACCGGCTTCGAGAGCGCCACCACGTTCTACCCGCTGTGGGCGGGACTGGCGAGCGAGACCCAGGCCGAGGCGCTGGTCGCCCGCGCCCTGCCGCTGCTGGAGGCGCCCGGCGGGCTCGTCTCGACGACCGAAGCCTCGCGCGGGCCCGTCTCCGACGAGCGCCCGCAACGGCAGTGGGACTACCCCTTCGGCTGGCCACCCCACCAGATCCTCGCCTGGCACGGCCTCCTCCGCTACGGCTACGCCGACGAGGCCCGCCGTCTGGCCTACCGGTGGCTCCACATGATCACGCGCAACGCCGCCGACTACAACGGCACCATCCCCGAGAAGTACGACGTCGTCCGCCGCACGCACGACGTGTTCGTCGAATACGGCAACGTGGGCACCGAGTTCGACTACATCACCCGCGAGGGCTTCGGCTGGATGAACGCCTCGTACCAGCTCGGCCTGGACCTGCTGACGCCCCGCCTGCGCGAGGCGCTCGAAGCCGGCACGCCGGTGGAGCACCTGTTCGGCTAA